The following is a genomic window from Chryseobacterium ginsenosidimutans.
CCGTCATTTCCACGCAATCCCAATTGATATTTTCCTGAATCCGGAGCTTCCAGGTTTCCTGTCCAACGAACGCTGTAATTGTCCGGCTGAAGTTTTTCAGGATTTGGAGAATGTAATGTCCATTTGAAATTCAATTGTTCGTCGTGTTTTTCAAAAGCGGGATTTCCTTTTAAATCAGAATTAGAAAAATAAAATCCTTTTAAACCTTTCTTATTTTCAGATGATAAAAACTCTGTAGGAACTGTTGTAAAATTCTTTAAATTCCAGTCAATTCCTTTTGAATACATGATTTCAACATTTTTATTTTTAGCAAAATTTTTAATTCCATCCAAAATACTTACTTTCTTATTTCCCGGCCCGGAATAACCTCCCAATCTTGCATCAACAGCATCTGTTCCGACAACCAAAATCTTTTTCACCTTTTCAGAAATCGGTAGCGTTTGATGATTATTTTGAAGCAAAACAAAAGATTCAATAGCCGCTTTTTCTGCTAAAGGTTTGTGATTCAATTTCTTTAATTCTAAAATAGCTGTATCGGAAACATAAGGATTTTCAAACAAGCCCAATTCAAATTTTGCCCGTAAAACTCGGGAAACTGCATCATCAATTCTCTCCTTAGAAATTCTTCCATCCAGAAACGGCGGAATAAATAGTTTGTAGTGCTTATATTCTGTCTGGAAAATCACATCAAGTCCTGCGTTGATCGCCTGTGCAGAAGCATCATCGTAATCTTTTGCCGTAAAATGGAGAACATTTGCTCCACCAACCGCACTTGCATCGCTGATTACAAATCCTTTGAAGTTCCATTCTTTTTTTAATTTTTCAGTCAGTAACCAATGATTGGCTGTTGAAGGTCTTCCATCCAACAAATTATAAGAAGTCATTACAGACCTGCTTTTTCCCTGTTGAAAAGCTTTCTGAAAAGGAATCAAATGCGTTTCTTCCAAATATCTTTTGCTCCAATGAATTGGATATGAATCTCTTCCACCTTCACCGACATTTGCTAAAAAATGTTTTGGGGTCGTAATAATCCCCTGACTTTCAAAAGAACTGACAAAATTAACACCCATGATGGAAGTCAAAAACGGATCTTCACCGTATGTTTCTTCGGTTCTCCCCCACCGGACATCGCTCGCCAGATTTACAACGGGAGTCAAAATCTGACGAATTCCTCTCAATCTTGATTCTTTTGCAATCGCTGTCGAAACTTCTTTCATCAATTCAGGATTGAATGTTGCAGCCAAAGCAATCGCCTGTGGAAAAGCCGTTGCTCCTTCACGCATCAAACCGTGTAATGCCTCATCAAAAGGGATAATTGGAATTCCCAATCGAGATTCTTCCACAAAATATTTTTGAATAGCATTGATTTTTTCAGCTAATCTTTCTGCATTTTCATTAGCATTGTACTTTAATAGTTGTCCGGCTGCTCCATCACCTTGATTCCCTGCGCTTACCTGTAATCCGAAGATTCCGTGGGAATATTGACCTTTGGGAACATTGTCCAAATCACCGGGAATCATGAAACACTGCCAGAATTTTTCTTCCGGAGTCATTCTTTTTAACAAATCCTGAACCCTGGCTTCTATGGACTGTTTCGGATCTTTGTATAAAGGTTTTTGAGCAGAAATGAATACTGAACTCAATAATGAAATTCCTATAATTTTAAATCGAAGTTTAAAATGCATTGCTAAATTTTATTTTAATTATTGTTCTTTTGTCTTGAAACAAAAGAACCAAAAGT
Proteins encoded in this region:
- a CDS encoding glycoside hydrolase family 3 N-terminal domain-containing protein, which encodes MHFKLRFKIIGISLLSSVFISAQKPLYKDPKQSIEARVQDLLKRMTPEEKFWQCFMIPGDLDNVPKGQYSHGIFGLQVSAGNQGDGAAGQLLKYNANENAERLAEKINAIQKYFVEESRLGIPIIPFDEALHGLMREGATAFPQAIALAATFNPELMKEVSTAIAKESRLRGIRQILTPVVNLASDVRWGRTEETYGEDPFLTSIMGVNFVSSFESQGIITTPKHFLANVGEGGRDSYPIHWSKRYLEETHLIPFQKAFQQGKSRSVMTSYNLLDGRPSTANHWLLTEKLKKEWNFKGFVISDASAVGGANVLHFTAKDYDDASAQAINAGLDVIFQTEYKHYKLFIPPFLDGRISKERIDDAVSRVLRAKFELGLFENPYVSDTAILELKKLNHKPLAEKAAIESFVLLQNNHQTLPISEKVKKILVVGTDAVDARLGGYSGPGNKKVSILDGIKNFAKNKNVEIMYSKGIDWNLKNFTTVPTEFLSSENKKGLKGFYFSNSDLKGNPAFEKHDEQLNFKWTLHSPNPEKLQPDNYSVRWTGNLEAPDSGKYQLGLRGNDGFRLFLNGKLLIDNWEKLSYSTKTVDIDFVKGQKSDIVVEFHENRGEANIELIWNYGLNNYQKDFDDALKLAQNADYIIVTAGIHEGEFQDRSSLSLPGNQEEFIHEVSKLNKPTTIVLVGGSAIKTTHWKDKVGAILDVWYPGEEGGNAVAKVLFGAENPSGKLPITFPMEEGQLPLTYNHHPTGRGNDYYDLSGEPLYPFGFGLSYTTFEFSDLELNKLKFNENDTIVATIKVKNTGSKAGSEVVQLYVKDLLASVSRPIIELKGLKKVELKPGESKRISIEVSVQELKFLDEKMNWIVEKGTYRIMVGNSSKNLPLKQNIEVE